The DNA window GAGTTGTCGAGGCCCTTGAACGCCAGGGTGGGGCCCAGGTGGTTGCCCTCGGCCGTGTGGTTGTACACCACGTCGAGGATCACCTCGATCCCTGCCCGGTGCAGGGACCGGACCATGGCCTTGAACTCCTGGACCTGCTGTCCCGGCTCGGCGGTGGAGCTGTAGGCGTTGTGCGGGGCGAAGAACCCGATGCTGTTGTAGCCCCAGTAGTTGCACAGACCCTTGTCCAGCAGCAACCCGTCGTGGACGAACTGGTGCACCGGCATGAGCTCGATGGCCGTCACCCCGAGCTTCTGCAGGTGCTCGATCACCGCCGGGTGAGCCACGCCCGCATAGGTTCCTCGCTCGGCGGCCGGCACCTCGGGGTGCAGGATGGTCAGGCCCTTGACGTGGGCCTCGTAGATCACCGAGTCGTGATACGGGATCCGCGGGGGCCGGTCCCCCTGCCAGTCGAAGAACGGGCTGATCACCACCGACCGCATCGTGGAGGGCGCCGAGTCCTCGGCATTGAACGATCCGGGATCACCGGGGTGGTGGGAGAACACCGCCGGACCCCAGCGGACCTGGCCACTGATGGCCTTGGCATAGGGGTCCAGCAACAGTTTGGCCGGGTTGCACCGCACACCGCGTGAGGGGTCATAGGGACCCTCCACGCGGTACCCGTACTTCTGACCGGGGATCACGTGCGGCAGGTAACAGTGCCACACGAAAGCGTCCACGGCCTCCAGTGCGATGCGGTGCTCGGTGCCCTCGGCGTCGAACAAGCACAGGTGCACGGCCGTGGCCGCCTCACTGAACACGGCGAAGTTCGTGCCGTTGCCGTCGTAGGTCGCCCCCAACGGATAGGGGCTACCCGTCCACACGTCCATCTCAGTCCTCCGCCGCCCGAAGCACGGTCAGCGAACACGTCGCGGCAGGAGCACGTGAGACCGCCAGCCGCTGCGGGATCGCACCGAGGGAGCACGAACTTTCCCTTCCTCAGTACTCACACCATATGCTCGCCTCCGTTGCCGGTGGGCGAAAACCCCGGCGACGCACCGTTGCCGGTGCTCCACCGCGGCGGCGGTCAGGGATCTGACCAAGATCCGAGGCGCGCCCTGCTCCCTGGGTTGGTGGTGACCGGCGTCCGGACACCGCGGCCGACGGACCATCCAAGCCGAGCACTGCGGTCGCGGTGTTCAGCTCGCCCAGCAGTCAGCGGCGCAAAAATCCAGCAAACGCACAAGTTGCCTTGTCGGTAGGGGCCCATCGTTCCTACCCTGAGGCTCCAGTCACACATCGGTCGCCGTCAGAGCGCGCTCCGGGAGTTATTGCGACGGCAGTACCGCGGGACGCACCGGTGCGGTGAAGGCGTGCAGCGGCTGGTGGTGTGACGCATTCGGCGCGGCTGAGAAAGGGCGCTCTCATGGGGCGGAAGCGGCATCCTTCGGATCGTGCGGTCAGTGCGCCCTCCGGAACTACCCGGTTCAGGACCGGAGCGCCCTTGTCCGCCCAAGGCCGGCACGGCCTCCGGCGGCGCCAAGCCGTGTTCGCCGGGATACCACCTCTGATGTTCCGTTCGCCTTCCCCTGGCAAATCTGCTGTGGAGCAGAAGCCGAGGCGCGGCCCGGTTTCCTCAGCGCGGCCGGCGGGTACCTGCCGTACGGTGGCCCATGCTGTGGCCGGCGCGGTAGCAGACACCCCCGGGGTGGTGCGGCTGCAGCGCACGGGAACCAATGCGCTGCTGGGCCTGGCTTCTGTAGTGATGGATGCCCCGAGCAGGTGGGGGAGTCCGTCCCGTGCCCGGGTAGCGGCGTGCTGCGGGGTGCGCGTGCGCGCCGTGGGCAACCGCGCTGAAGTGGCCCTGGGGTTGTGCCTCGACCCGTCCGTGGTGGCGGCCCCCGACCGGTTACACGCCGCGGTTGCCGTCGTTGCCAGCGTGGAGGACCGTGTCGCATCGGTGGTACGCGAGGCGGGATGGCGGTGCGGGGGCATCGACATCACCGTCCACGCCCTCAAAGAGGGCAGCACAGGCCAAGGCGGGTGCCCGTCCTCGTCCAGGCCGGCGGCGGGTGTGGCGGGCAGTGACCGGACAGCCACAATCGATGCAGGTGCTGGGCCGGCGGGAACCGGCGGGTCCTGGGGGGGACTTGGCCAGGCAGTGCCCGCACGCTAGGGGCCAGGAGCAGGCAGGGGTAGACGGCGCTGATGGCGGCAGTATGGACTCGGGCCCTGAGTTGGTACGGGCCATGAGCTGGGAGGACCCCAGCACCGCCCCCTGTGGGACCTTCCGGATCTTATGGGTCTCATCGGCCCCGGCTGTACCGCACTCAGCCATCGCGCCGGTGGGTGGCGACCGTGTCGCCGGCGGGGTTCTCCCGGACCGGAGAGTCGGAGGCGGCCCCTACTAGCTGGGACGAAGCCGGGCGGCGCTCGATCCCGACGACGGCGTAGACCTCGGCCTCGTCCAGGCTCTCGCGCTCCATGAGCGCGGCGACGATCGCCTCGAGCCGGTCGCGGTTGTCTGCCAGCAGGCGACGGGCCTCGGCGTAGCAGTCGGCGATGAGGGTCCGCACTTCCTCGTCGACCGCCTCCAGCAGCGCCTCGGAGGCTCCTGCCTGGCGCGGGTCGCCCTCGAGCGGGTAGACCTGCACCGGGCCGACCCGGGGCGACATTCCCCATCGGCCGATCATCTGCCGGGCGATACCGGTGGCGGTCTGCAGGTCGGACTCCGCCCCGGTGGTGATGACCCCGAACACCTCCTCCTCGGCGGCCATCCCGCCCAGGGCCCCGATGATCCGGCCCTTGAGGTAGTCCCGGTCGTAGCCGTACCGGTCCGTCTCGGGGGTGGAGAGGGTCACCCCGAGGGCGCGGCCGCGCGGGACGATCGAGATCTTACGCACCGGGTCCGCCCCCGGTTGCAGCATGCCCAGCAGAGCGTGACCGGCCTCGTGGTAGGCGGTGCGCAACCGCTCCTCCCGAGGCAGGACCACGGAACGTTCGGCCCCGAGCTGGACCTTCTCCAACGCGTCGGTGAAGTCCCGGGTCGACACCTGCTCGTGGCCGCGCCGGGCCGCCAGCAGCGCGGCCTCGTTGACGAGGTTGGCCAGATCAGCCCCGGTCATCCCCGGGGTGGTGCGCGCGATGTGGGCGAGGTCCACCTCGGGGGCCAGCGGCACTTTCCGCGTGTGGACGGCCAGGATCTGCTCCCGGCCGTGCTGGTCGGGGACCCCGACGGTGATCTTGCGGTCGAAGCGCCCGGCCCGGGTCAGGGCCGGGTCCAGGATATCGGCGCGATTGGTGGCCGCCAGCACGACCACACCCTCGGTGCCGGTGAAACCGTCCATCTCGGTGAGGATCTGGTTGAGGGTCTGCTCGTGCTCATCGCGCCCGCCCACCGATCCGACCGCGGAGCGGGCGCGGCCGATGGTGTCGATCTCGTCGATGAACACGATCGCGGGAGCGACCTTGCGCGCCTCTCCGAACAGCTCCCGTACCCGGGAGGCACCCACCCCGACGATCATCTCGATGAACTCCGCAGCACTGGCCGAGAAGAACGGCACCCCGGCCTCCCCGGCCGTGGCCCGGGCCAGCAGGGTCTTGCCCGTGCCGGGCGGGCCCTCCAGCAGCACGCCCTTAGGCATCCGGGCACCCAGCTTGCGGTACTTG is part of the Kocuria flava genome and encodes:
- the ftsH gene encoding ATP-dependent zinc metalloprotease FtsH is translated as MADRTKSDGNTGTREQRPARFARWSRWRRDAPAPRPWRTEGLPEDGQGPQKPGWWRLLAWFLMWWFLLFTLTTLQDVGSAQVASVPYTEFTDQVRDGNVEEVFARGNTIQGVLREPVERPEGEGAYTEFTTERPVFAQDDLLAALETRGAEVSATPVTTERGFLANLFISLLPVALLVWFWLWLLRRQTGGAGGLLGRGRKPRRVDPAEIRVTFADVAGIDEVKGQVAEIVDFLKNPDKYRKLGARMPKGVLLEGPPGTGKTLLARATAGEAGVPFFSASAAEFIEMIVGVGASRVRELFGEARKVAPAIVFIDEIDTIGRARSAVGSVGGRDEHEQTLNQILTEMDGFTGTEGVVVLAATNRADILDPALTRAGRFDRKITVGVPDQHGREQILAVHTRKVPLAPEVDLAHIARTTPGMTGADLANLVNEAALLAARRGHEQVSTRDFTDALEKVQLGAERSVVLPREERLRTAYHEAGHALLGMLQPGADPVRKISIVPRGRALGVTLSTPETDRYGYDRDYLKGRIIGALGGMAAEEEVFGVITTGAESDLQTATGIARQMIGRWGMSPRVGPVQVYPLEGDPRQAGASEALLEAVDEEVRTLIADCYAEARRLLADNRDRLEAIVAALMERESLDEAEVYAVVGIERRPASSQLVGAASDSPVRENPAGDTVATHRRDG